From Qipengyuania psychrotolerans:
CACGCTGTCGGACAACTTGGTCGGAGAGACAGTCGACGGTTCGTTCGTGATGACGGTCGTCGATGTGGACGGCGACAGCGCAACCGCAACCCTCCAGATCATCGTAGTCGACGATGCGCCTATCGCACTCGACGACAGCGATAGCATGGACGCTGGCACCTACGGCCCGATTGCCGGCAACGTCATGACCGGTGAAGGTACCGATAGCGGCGCAGCTGGCGCTGACGAAGAAGGCGCTGACGGAGCTTCGGTTACCGGCGTTTCATTCGGCGGCAGCGACAACGGATCGCTCACCATCGACGGCGATTACGGTACGCTCGTCCTCGAAGCGGATGGCAGCTACACCTACACCCGCTTCCCCGATGCGCCGGGCGGCGTATCGGATGCTTTCGATTATGTCCTGACCGATGCCGACGGCAGCACCTCGAGCGCGACGCTGACGATCACTATCGGCGACAGCACTCCCGAAATCACACTGCTTCCCGAAGGCGAAGCGGCAACGATCGTCGACGAAGAAGGCCTGCCCGCACGCTCTGGCGAATCCGAAGGTTCGGACGCTGGCAGCGACAGCGAAACTTCCACCGGAACGATCAACTTCGTATCGCCCGATGGCGTGGCCAGCGTAACGCTGGACGGCACGGTGATCACTGGCGCAGGTCAGACTATCGTCATCGGCAATGGCACACTGACCGTGACCGCATTCGATGCAGCGGCCGGAACGCTGACCTACAGCTATACGCTCGAAGACAACACCTCTGGCGACGACACCGGCTTTGAAGTCGAACTGGTGGTAACCGACCTCGACGGCGATACCGCAACCGGCACTTTCACCATCGGGGTGATCGACGATGTCCCGACCGCCAACGACGACAGTGCTGCGCAGGGCGGCGAGAACGATCCTGTGACGGTCGATGTCTTCGTCAATGATGTCCAAGGGGCGGATTCTGTTCAGCTCGATGCGATCGCCGCAGTAGACGGCACGCTGAGCGGTGCAGGCAGCCTGGCCTATAATGGCGACGGCACCTTCACCTACACTCCCGCAGCTGGCGAGACCGGCACGGTAACTTTCGACTACCAGATCATGGACGGCGACGGCGATGTATCGACCGCAACCGTGACGATCACCCTGCAGCCCGATTCCACGCCCGAAATCTCGGTCCAAGGCGACAATGACGTCGAGGAATCCGGTCTTGGTGCACGCGATGGCGAACCGGAAGGTTCGAACTCGGCCAGCGATGGCGAGATCGCGGAAGGCACGATCAATATCGCAACCGGCGGCGACACCATCGCCTCGCTGGTTATCGACGGCGTCGATGTAACCGGCGGCGGTTCGGTCACCACCACCAGCGGCGTTTTGACCGTCACCCTTACGGGCGGCGTCTACACCTATACCTATGAACTGACCGACAACACGCTGTCCGATCCGGATAGTGAGAGCTTCTCGCTGACGGTCACCGACAGCGACGGCGATACTGCGTCGACCACGCTGGTCATTGCGATCATCGATGATGCGCCTTCGGCAGAAGACGACGCCAATTCCATCGGCGCTGGCGAATATGGCCCGGTCGGCGGCAACGTGCTTGGCAACGACACGCAAGGTGCCGACGGCGCCAGCGTTACTTCGTACACCGGCGCAGGCGGCTCTGGCGCGGCAGACTCCACGATCCAGGGCCTCTACGGCACCCTGACGATCGCTGCCGACGGCACATACAGCTACACCCGCGATGCGGATACTCCGGGCGGCGTCGAAGACAGCTTCGATTACGTCATCACTGATGGTGACGGCGATACGGCAACCGCGACGCTCGTCATTTCAATTGCTGACAGCCCCGTAACGCTGGATCTGCCTGTGGCAGGAGGCGCCGGTACGCTGGTTGACGAAGCTGGCCTTCCAGCCGGTTCCGAAGCCGCGACCGATGGCGAATTCACCAGCGGAACCTTCACCTATACCGCCCCCGATGGTCCGGCTGTGATCACGCTCGGCGGCGATACCGTGACTGCAGTAGGGCAAACGATCACTGGCAGCTTCGGCACGCTCACGATCACATCGATCGCCGATGGCGCGATTGGCTACACATACGAGCTGACCACCAATACCAGCGGCGACGATACATTCGACGCATTCGCCGTGACCGTGACCGACCAGGATGGGGACACGACTGGCGGCACATTGCAGATCGACATCGTGGACGATGTTCCGACCGCCGTTGCCGACACTGACAGCGTGACCGAAGATGGACCGTTGATCGCAACAGGCAATGTCATCACCGATGCAGAAGCCAACGGCGATAATGGTGCCGATACCGAAGGCGCCGACGGGGCCCTCGTTTCTGCAGTCGGTTTCGGAGCAACCTCTGGCACGGTGGGCGTCGCGCTCGCAGGGGCCTATGGTTCGCTGGTTCTGGAAGATGACGGCACTTACACCTACGAACTCGACAACCAGAACCCGCTTGTTCAGGGCCTGGATTCGACCGAGAGCCTGACCGAAGTCTTCACCTATACGGTCCTTGACGGTGACGGAGATACCAGCACCACCACGCTGACGATCACCATCAACGGCGCGAACGACATCGTGACTATCAATGGTCTCGACCTGAGCGGCCCGGAAGAAATCGTCGACGAAGACGACCTTGCCGACGGCTCTTCGCCAGATGCAGGCGCCCTGGTCCAGGGCGGCACCTTCACGGTCGATAGCCCTGACGGACTGACCAACCTCACTGTAGGCGGAACCGCCGTTTGGGGCGCTGGCCAGACCTATCCGATCACCGTCACTGGCGATTTCGGAACAGTCAGCATCACTGGCGTGACTGTCACGACGGACGCCAATGGCGATGTGGTTTCGGCGACCGTTTCCTACGAATACGAACTGTCGGACAACACGCTCGATCACACGGTTTCGGGCGAAGACAGCCTCGTCGACAGCTTCGAAGTTGTCGCGACGGATACTGACGGTTCGCAAGATACCGCCTCGCTCGACGTTCAGGTCATCGATGATGTTCCGACTGCCAATGATGACGCCGCAGGCCAGGTCAATGAAAACGATCCGATCGTGATCGACGCGCTTGGCAATGACGTATTTGGGGCGGACGGCGTCGACATCACGGATATTGCCAGCGTTGTCGTCGCGACACAGGGTAGCCAGGGTACGGCAACCTATGACCCGGCAACCGGCCTTTTCACCTACGTCCCGGCACCGGGCGCAGGCAGCAACGGCGATCTGACGGACAGCTTCACCTACACCATTACCGACAATGACGGCGACAGTTCGACGGCGACAGTGACCGTCACCCTTCAGCCCGATTCCGAACCGCAAGGCGGCCAGGTCGCGGCTGCCGTTGATGACGACGGCCTTGTTGGCGGCAACCCGGATTCCACGACAGGCGATCTCGACGCCAACGCGAACGACGATCCTGCCGACACCAGCGAAGCAAGCTTCACCGGCCTGCTCGATTTCAGTGTCGGCAATGACGGCCCCGCAGTGATCGGCTTCGATCCGGCACTCGACGGTTCGACAGCAATGGTCGGCACGGAAATGGTGACCTATTCGGTTACCGGCACCACGCTTACCGCCACCGGGCCGCGCGGCGTGCTTTTCACCGTGGAAATCACGGACACGGCGACGGGCGCTTACACGGTAACACTGGTCGATAATGTCCTGCATGCTGACGGCGCTGACGAGAACGATGCGTTCGCTTCGCTCGACTTTACGGTCACCGACAGCGACGGCGATGTCACGACGACCAACCTCGGCATTACCTTCGATGACGATGCGCCTACCGCGACCAACAACACCAATTCGGTCACTGAAGGTGCCACTGTCACCGGCAATATCCTGACCGATGACGATGGTGCAGGCATTGATGCTGGCGGGGCTGACGGTCTTGCAGGCATCATCGGGGTGACAAGCGTTGGTACTAATGACAGCGACAACACTGGGCCGTTCACGGTCTCCTCGGCGCTGGGTACGCTCACCGTGCTGGCAGATGGCAGCTATACCTACCAGAGCTTCGCCAACTCGACCAACTCCGACACCACGGACACCTTCATCTATCAGATCATCGATGCGGACGGCGATATCGCCGAGGCGACGCTGGTGATCGACATCAGCAATGTCGCAGGCCGGGCCGAAGATGACGAAGCGACCGTCAACGAAGCCGGCCTCGACGGGATCGGCAGCGCTGGCGCGACCGACAGCGAAATCGACGCTGACGGCCAGATCACCGTCACCGGTGCAGCAGGTACGCTGACCTATACGCTGACATCCAGCGCGACCGGCACTTACGGCACGCTCACACTCGACAGTGTCACTGGCGAGTACACTTACACGCTGACCGCTCCGGTTGATGGCGACAGCCTTCTTCCTGACCAGGGCGGCGACAACGGCACGAACACTGTCACCGGTGAAGAGGCCTTCACATACGAAGTGCGCGACGATCTGGGCAACCTGATCGACACCGGCACGATCAATGTCGAAATCGTGGACGATGTCCCGAATGCCACCGACCAGACTCTGGTCACCGTCGCCGAAGACGCTGCCGACATTACTGGCAACGTCATGACCGACGGCACGCCCGATACCGAAGGCGCGGACGGAGCAACCGTCACTGCGATTACCGTGGGCGCCCAGACAGTCGTCGTGCCCCAGGACGGTACCGATGCAACACTGGTGACGGCCAACGGCACCTACACCATCGATATGGACGGCAACTGGTCGTTCAATCCCAATCCGGGGCTCGATCAGTCGGGCGGCGCAATCTCCGCCGACTTCACCTATACGCTGACCGATGGAGACGGTGATACCGACACCGCCACGCAGCCGATCAACATCGAAGACGGCACCGATCCTGCTGATCCGGCACCGATCATTCTTAATCTCGATGACCAGAACCTTGCGGACGGAAGCACTCCTGCAGGCCCTGATTTTGATGCTGATACGATCAACTTCGTGCCAGGCTCCGATCCGTTTACTTCGATTGTCTTTGGCGACACCTCTGGCCTTCTCGGCGGGCTTACTTGGGTCCGTGTCGATGACAACACGATCACAGGCTCGGATGGCGGCCGCCTGGTTGTAACGCTCGAGCTCACGGTAAATGGCAATGACGCCACCGTGACCGCGACGCTTGAAGACAACTACCTGGGTCACCCCAATCCCTTGATTGATGACCTAAGCGTCCTTGGCTCAGTCGACGTCGTCGCAACCGATGTTGATGGCGACACTGCAATCGGCGGCGTGCTGGTGCGCGTATCGGATGACAGGCCGACCATTGAGGCCGTGGCCCCAACAGCTGGTTTGATCGAGGTTGATGAAACCAATCTCGGACTTGCCGACAGCGCCAACCTCTCCGGCCTTTTCACTCCCGATTACAATGCAGACGGTGCGGGCAGTGTCGGTGCCTACACCCTGGGCCTGACTGGTTCGGCGACCTCGCTGGTCGACACTGCAACCGGCGAAGACGTAGTCGTGACCATGAACGGTTCGACGATCGAAGGCCGCACGGATGGCACTGGCGATCTGGTATTCACGATCGAAGTGGCCGCCGACGGGACTGTCACGCTCACCCAGCTTCGTGCCGTGGTTCATGCCGATGATACGGATCCGGATGATGTAACCGGCGGATTGGCTGATGATCTCGTCACGCTGACCGCGACTGTCACCGACGGTGACGGCGATACGGACACGGCAACGGCCGATATCGGCGGTGCATTCGCATTCCGCGATGACGGTCCGGCAATCGACGCTACAGTCGTCGACCTCGACACCGTGCTGCTCACGACGCAGGATGCGGACACGGTCGGCGGTAGCGATACCGACGTGTCGACTGCCGACTTCGGCGGTGCCTTCAGCGTTGCCAGCTCAAGCTACGGCGCAGACGGCGAAGGCAGCATTTCGTGGGCTTACGACCTGGTGGTCGATGCAGCGGCTTCGGGCCTCACCAGCGACGGCGTCGATATTTCGCTCAGCCTTGTCGGCGGCGTGGTCGAAGGCCGCGCAGGCGGCACGCTGGTGTTCACCATCGCGGTCGATGCCGGCACCGGCGTAGTCACTCTGACGCAGTTCGAGGAAATCGATCACGATCTTCCCGGCGATGCGACCGATTACGACAACCAGCTGGAAACCCTCGCAACCGGCCTTGTTACGCTGCGCGGTACTGCGACCATCGAAGATGGCGACGGCGATACTGCCAGCGAAACTGTCCTGCTCGACCTTGGCGGCAACATCCGCTTCGCCGATGACGGTCCCGATGTGACGGTGACCGGCGTTGCACCCGCCCTGATCGTTGACGAAACGGATCTCGGCACGGACGCAACCGGCGAGTTTGGCGATGTCTTCACCTTCGATTTCGGTGCAGACGGTCCCGGCTCGGTCGGCGGGGGCGAAAGCTATGACCTGGGTATTTCGGCTAGTGGCGCGGATAGCGGCCTTGTCGATACCGCGACCGGCAATTCGGTCTTCCTGTTCCTCGAAGCTGGCGTAGTCGTCGGCCGCGAAGGCACGGATGCGCTTGATGCCGCAACCGGCGACACGGTCTTCACACTGAGCGTGGATGCTGATGGCACCGTCACGCTCGACCAGCAGCGCGCTGTAGTTCATGCCGATGGCACGGATCCGGACGATGCTACGGGCCTCGGCTCGGCTGGCCTCGTCACGCTGACCGCTACCGCCACCGATGGCGACGGTGATACCCATACTGCAACGATCAATATCGGCGATGCGATCACGTTCGAAGACGATGGTCCGTCCACGGATACGAACCCGACGGTCCTGCTCGACGATGACGCGCTGGGCGGCAACGCCGGCGGCACCGGGGACGACGCCGATGCAGCCAATACCAGCGGTACTCTGGCGCATGATTTCGGCGAAGATGGCGGTTCGATCGCTTTCGAAACGACAGGGGCCCCGGCAGGCTTCCAGTATGTGACTTCCGGCGATGACATCCTGATCCAGCAGGACCAGGGCAGCGGTTTCGTGACCGTGCTCACGGTTACGCTGAACACGGCAACCGGCGCTTATACCGTTACTCAGAACCTGCCGATCCTGCATGCCGATGGTAATGACGAGAATAACGAGAGCTTCTCGCTGACCTACACGGTAACCGATGGTGACACGGATACTGCAACCGGCACGCTGACGATCAATGTCGATGACGATACGCCGATTGCAAACTCGGATACGGACTCGCTAACCGAAGGCGGCACGGCCACCGGCAATGTGCTGGACGGTACGGGTACGACTTCGGGCGCAGCCGGCATCGATCAGCCGGGTGCGGACGGCTTCGGTTCGCCTGCGGTGCTGGGTGTTTCGCACAGCGGCCTGGGCACCAGCGATACGGCAGCTGACGGCGGTGGCAATTACGTCCTGACCGGCGATTTCGGAACGCTCACGATCAACGAAGACGGTAGCTATTCCTACGCGGTTGCTACCGATTCGATCACGCAAAACGAAACCGATACGTTCACCTACACGATCCAGGATGCAGATGGTGACACCACGACTGCGACCCTGACTTTCTCGATCGACAACGTCACACTGGTCGGCGACGACGCAAGCGTGACCGTGTTCGAGGAAGCGCTCGATACGACAATCGATGTGGGCGATGTTGCTGCTGGCAGCGTCACGGGTTCCGACCCTTCGCAGACAACGGAAACTTCGACAGGTCAGGTGAGTGTGGCCGGAGCGACGGGTTACTCCATCGCAGGCGGCACCTCGGCAGGCGGCTTTACCACGATTGCGGGCACTTACGGCACGCTGGTCATCAATGAGACGAGCGGTGAGTTCACCTATACGCTGACCGCACCGTTCACGACCAATCCGGCCGCAAACGATGGCGTCACCACGGCGCTTGAAGCGGAAACCTTTACCTACACCGCGACCGACGCGAACGGGAACACGACAACGGGCGACATCACAGTCGATATCGTTGACGACGTACCTTACGCAGTGGTGCCGGAGGCTGCCGATGACATCGTAAATGGTCCGTCCGCAGTTTCGGGTCCCTACGATCTCGATGTCGATGGCAGCGTGGTCGACAACTACGGTGCCGATGGCGCCGGAACAGTCCGCTTCTCGCCTTCGCTTGACGGCACAGACAGCGGTCTGACTTCCAGCTTCCAGACGATCACCTACGTGCTCGACGATGATCAGACACTGCGCGGCGTGACAACTGGCGGTGACACGATCTTCACGGTCACCCTGAACCCGGCTGACGGAACCTATACGGTCGACATGGACGGTTCGATCGACTCCACGAGCGATATCACGTTCAATCCGCTGACTGCACAGTTCGTTGGCGGGAACGGCAGCTGGACCGGCTTCGTGCCCATCGGCGATAGCGTGATCAATCCGATCGACGACGACAGCCAGGATCTCTTGCTGACGCCGGCAATCAATGGTGCCGATGGCGGCACCATCAACTCCACTGCCAACTCTGGCGGTGTTGGCGGCGGCGCGTCGGTCGGGGGCGGAGAAACATTCCGCGTCGACTTCGTGACCGATCTACGGGGCAATCCTGCAGATTCGACCCAGAACGACTATGCCGGTGCGGCAAACAGGGACCACGTGTTCGACGGTCACTACACCGTGAACGGCGCAACTGCCCTGTTCAAATCGACAAGTGGTTCCACGGTCAATATCGCCGCGTTTGACGATCTGGACGGCAACAATATCGTTGGCGACGGCAATCTCGACACGATCACCGGCGTGGCAATCACCTATCGCGGCGTTGCCTACGAAGGACCCGGCGGTGAATCGCTGATCACCACCAGCGGCACTTACCTGATCAACGGCCGCAGCTTCACCGTCACCTTCAACAATGACGGCACAGTCGATGTCGCCAATCTCGAAGGTGATCCCGGTCAAAGCCAGATCGGCACACAGATCGCAGTGTTCACCGACGACGGTTATAACAGCGTCGAATACACGCACGCTGGAGGCGATACCTTCCAGGTGGGCGGCTTCGGTGCCAGCACGATTACAACCGATCCAGTCACTTGGGATATTCCGGTAGAAGTCGTCGATGGCGACGGGGATGTCTCGACCACAGGCGATATCACGATCACCGCCAGCACTCCGGACGCAAGCCCGGTCACGGTGATGGAAGAGATCGCGATCAAGGACGACCTCCTGGATCTCGTCGTCAACGATAATGACACGGCTGGCAGCTTCGGCTTCCTGCCGGCCGCAGGTACCGGGTCACTTGGTGCAGGCATGATGCGCAGCGAAGTGCGGACTGCCGAGATGGCTACGGTCGCTGCAATGGCGACTGGTTTCGCAATGCCCGAACTATTGGGTGCAGCGGCAATGCAGTTCGAAGCTGCTAACGGTCTGGAAGGCCATGAGACAGTTTTCGAAGTGCAGGCGGCCCCGCTCGATCTGGGACGTGAAATGCCGCAGCTCGACAGCGGAATGGATTTCGCCTCGCCGGTCGGCGGTGACATTGCGGATGCGGGCTTCGAAGCCAACATCCTGTCGAGCGGATCCGTCAGCGACGGCGCTCCGGCGTTCTTCGCCGCGGATCCTGCTGACAGCGGCATCGATTATTCCGCCCTGACCGCTTCCGAATTTGGCGGAGCAGAGCAGCCAGGTGCATTTGGCGGACTTGATGCCTCCTTCGCTGGCGCGAGCGGTGCGATGGAAGCGCTGCTGCTGATGGAAGCTTCGGCTGCCCCTGCGGATATCGCATCCGTCGACAGCAAGCCGACTGTCGCAGAAGCCATCCAGGACATCGCCGCAGAGGCCGGCATCGATGCGCTTGTATCGCACTATGCACCGGGCAACGAATTGGCCGCTGCTTCAAGCGATGGCGTGATGATGCCTGCCCAAGGCCTGCTGGACACTATGCTCCACACCGGCACCGAAATGGGAATGATGGGCGGTTTTACTACGACCGACCAGCTCGACGAAGCCGCAGCGCTTGTCGGCAGTGCAGCGTGATAACCCAGAGAAAAATATGCAACAGGGGAACTTGCAATGAAAAATATAACGGCGTTTATCGCGCTGGCCGGAGCCGCAGCGGGCATTATGCCTACTGCGGTTTACGCGCAGGATAACCTGATGGCGATGGAAGGGGGCGAGCTTCGCAGCGAAGTCCAGCGGCGTTACGATGCCGGTCTGTCATTGACCAATGACAGCTCTGCCGTGTCTGCCAACGACCCACGGTACACTTGGGCGAGCGAGGCCAAAGCCCAGTGCGGAATTGCACTCGGCTTCCTCAAGTCGAACACCAAGGACGAGACCAGCATATCGCGCTGCGCGCTTGCCTATGACATGATGCAGCGCATGCCGCAGCCGCGTGTCGAGGCCGCGCCTGAGCCGGCACCTCAGCCAGAGGTCTGCAACCGCGAGGCGCCCGGACTGATATTCTTCGAGTTCGATTCCGCCACACCGCAGCAGGATGCAGTTGAGACAGTCCAATATGTCGTCGAGAACGCGCCTGCCTGTAACTGGCGTGCGTTTACCGTGGTCGGCCACACCGACCGTGCGGGCAGCAATGCCTATAACGAAGGCCTGTCATTGCGGCGTGCCGAGGCGGTGGCCAATCTGATGGCGAGTCGGGGCATTCCGGCTGCCAGCATTTCCACCGAGGCACTGGGTGAAGCATCACCCCGTGTGCCAACCGCCGATGGCGTGCGCGAGTTGCAGAACCGCCGCGTCGAAATCCAGATCAGCGAATAAGAGGGGGGACGAAAAATGTATAAGAAGACCCTGACTATGACCGCAGCGCTCCTGCTTGCAGGCGCCGCACCGTCGGCAATCGCGCAAGATGCCTCGGCTGAGGCTATCTCGATGCAGGAAGCGATTTCGATCGCCATGCAGTCGAACCCGGAAATCCTCCAGGCACAGTACAACAAGGAGGCGATCGAGTTCGAGCGCCGCCAGGCGCAGGGCCTGTTCCTGCCGCGTGTCAGCATCGAGGCCAGTGCCGGGATTCGACGTCTGGAGAACCAGACGCGCCGCCAGCTCGGCATTTCCGACAATGAACTCTATCCGCTCGAAGCCGGCATTACCGGTGAGTGGACAGTGTTCGACTTCGGCCGCCGCCAAGGCGAATTGCATCGCCAGGCTGCCCGCGTCGACGGAGCTTCGCTCCGTGTTCTGGAACGCTCCGAGTTTATCGCCCTGCAGATTGCGCGGCAGTATCTCGACATCCTGCTCCAGCAGCGTGTCGTAGCGGCTGCGCAGGACAATGCGGCATTCCACCAGGTTCTGGTGGGCGATCTGTCGCGCGGCGTCGATGAAGGTTCGATCTCGATTGCAGACCGGCAGCAAGCTGAAGAGCGCCTGCAATCGGCTCTCGTACGCAGTGAAGAAGCCAATCTCGACCTCGAGAATGCCTATATTTCGCTGCGCCGCCTGACCGGACTCGACGTTTCGGCTGCGGCCGTGCCGCCGAACCTTGCCAGTGCCATGCCGCCGGATCTTCCCTCGGCAATCGGCATGGCCCGCCTCAACAACCCGCTGGTGCGCGAAGCACAGGCGGATGTGGATGCAGCCAACGGCCTCGTCGATTCCGCAGAAGGTGACCTGTGGCCGACGATTGGTATCGAGGCACGCGGCCGTACCGGTGAAGACATCGACGGTTTCCGCGGTGAAACTACCGACATCCAGGCACGCGTTGTGCTGCGCTGGGATGTATTCGATGGCGGCATCAACCGTGCCAAGCTGCAGGAAAATGTGCGTCAGGCCAGCCTCGCGCGCTACGCCCTGCATGATCGCCAGCGCGAAGCGGAAGAAGATGTCCGTCTTGCATGGCAGCGCCTCGACACGCAGCGCCGCATTGCGGAACAGCTGGCCCGCCAGAGCCAGGTGAGCGACGATCTGCTGCTTTCCTACCGTAGCCAGTTCAACATCGGGCGCCGTTCATTGCTCGATGTGCTCGATGCACAAAACACTAGGTTTAACACCCAGGTTCGT
This genomic window contains:
- a CDS encoding TolC family protein; the protein is MYKKTLTMTAALLLAGAAPSAIAQDASAEAISMQEAISIAMQSNPEILQAQYNKEAIEFERRQAQGLFLPRVSIEASAGIRRLENQTRRQLGISDNELYPLEAGITGEWTVFDFGRRQGELHRQAARVDGASLRVLERSEFIALQIARQYLDILLQQRVVAAAQDNAAFHQVLVGDLSRGVDEGSISIADRQQAEERLQSALVRSEEANLDLENAYISLRRLTGLDVSAAAVPPNLASAMPPDLPSAIGMARLNNPLVREAQADVDAANGLVDSAEGDLWPTIGIEARGRTGEDIDGFRGETTDIQARVVLRWDVFDGGINRAKLQENVRQASLARYALHDRQREAEEDVRLAWQRLDTQRRIAEQLARQSQVSDDLLLSYRSQFNIGRRSLLDVLDAQNTRFNTQVRLETARFSQLFAQYQTLAATNNFLDALSIAPGAGSGEQERDRFDFGPPVEAELQRRVDGE